The following proteins come from a genomic window of Candidatus Paceibacterota bacterium:
- a CDS encoding HAMP domain-containing sensor histidine kinase, which produces MGLDFLIKNGNELLATVASADYWRDFSSWLALPLALVLTTVISLLIWHRQKKADLLKYEFITVVAHKFRTPLTYIKWSAENLALSNDPAERKRAVDEILTANARLVELTNALSDLSMANGASYFYKSEKIEPRKLIDSVLGTLDYQIKKKKIDLHIRELVTSRIVGDFRRLTFALGIVVENAVMYTPAGGSIGITVSQSDKLVSIAVKDSGVGISREELSAMFSKFFRGAKAKQIDSGGVGIGLFMAKKIVEKNGGQIEVFSEGVGKGATFAIKLPAVK; this is translated from the coding sequence ATGGGACTAGATTTTTTAATCAAAAACGGGAATGAGCTATTGGCCACAGTCGCCTCTGCCGATTACTGGAGAGATTTTTCAAGCTGGTTGGCATTGCCACTGGCGCTAGTTTTAACGACCGTCATCAGTTTGCTGATTTGGCATCGCCAGAAAAAAGCTGATCTCTTGAAATATGAGTTTATCACTGTGGTGGCTCACAAATTTCGAACTCCGCTCACATATATCAAATGGTCGGCCGAAAATTTGGCTCTTTCCAATGACCCGGCCGAACGCAAAAGGGCGGTTGATGAGATTTTGACCGCCAATGCTCGCTTGGTGGAACTCACGAATGCACTTTCAGATTTATCGATGGCGAATGGCGCTTCCTATTTTTATAAATCAGAAAAAATTGAGCCACGAAAGTTAATCGATAGTGTTTTGGGGACACTGGATTACCAAATTAAAAAGAAAAAAATCGATTTGCATATTCGTGAACTCGTCACCTCTCGAATTGTTGGCGATTTTCGTCGCCTCACTTTTGCTCTTGGGATTGTCGTGGAAAACGCCGTCATGTATACGCCGGCCGGCGGCTCGATCGGCATTACGGTTTCCCAAAGTGACAAGCTGGTCTCGATTGCGGTCAAGGATTCTGGAGTCGGCATTTCCAGGGAAGAACTGTCAGCGATGTTTTCCAAATTCTTCCGTGGCGCCAAGGCCAAACAAATCGACAGTGGTGGCGTTGGTATCGGCCTGTTTATGGCTAAAAAAATTGTTGAAAAAAACGGCGGCCAAATCGAAGTTTTTTCGGAAGGAGTTGGGAAAGGGGCAACATTCGCTATTAAATTACCGGCCGTGAAATAG
- a CDS encoding DUF5671 domain-containing protein — MDPNSVVSIAKPKMGPKDFFLNVAAAIVMYVSAGSLIALLFSTIDYWLIDTVNYYSYGFTGGMRFAISSLIVLFPVYLWLMTLIRKDADLHPEKREVGIHKVIVYLTLFLAGGLIIGDLIAVINVFLSGEIATRFILKALVILIVGALIFSYYLYDLRKGSAGDRLVRNAYKWGTAAIVLVSIVVAFLAVGSPMTARQARFDDQRVSDLQNIQWQVISYWQSKGRLPTALTDLEDSISGWKAPKDPETKVDYSFGVNGSESLNFKLCGKFALDNSKDTRRANDYSYGTNENWQHSAGDFCFARTIDKDRYPVNVRTVPMGY; from the coding sequence ATGGATCCAAATTCAGTTGTTTCGATTGCTAAGCCAAAAATGGGGCCAAAGGATTTCTTTCTAAATGTGGCGGCGGCAATCGTGATGTATGTCTCCGCGGGCAGTTTAATCGCTCTTTTGTTTTCAACTATCGATTATTGGCTGATTGATACTGTCAATTATTACAGCTACGGTTTTACTGGTGGGATGCGTTTTGCGATTTCTTCGCTCATTGTGCTTTTCCCGGTTTATCTTTGGCTCATGACCTTGATTCGTAAGGATGCCGACCTGCATCCAGAGAAGCGTGAAGTCGGAATTCACAAAGTGATTGTGTATCTGACATTGTTTTTGGCGGGCGGACTTATCATCGGAGATCTGATTGCCGTGATTAATGTTTTTCTTTCCGGTGAAATCGCCACCAGATTTATCCTAAAAGCTCTGGTGATTTTGATTGTTGGCGCTCTGATTTTCTCCTACTATCTCTACGATTTACGAAAAGGTAGTGCTGGTGACAGGCTGGTCCGCAATGCTTACAAGTGGGGCACGGCGGCAATTGTGCTGGTTTCCATTGTCGTTGCCTTCCTTGCGGTCGGTTCGCCAATGACGGCTCGCCAGGCCCGATTCGATGATCAAAGGGTAAGTGACCTACAAAATATTCAGTGGCAAGTGATTAGCTATTGGCAGAGCAAGGGGCGGTTGCCGACGGCTCTAACTGATCTTGAGGATTCAATTTCCGGCTGGAAAGCGCCAAAGGATCCAGAGACCAAGGTTGACTATAGTTTTGGCGTTAACGGTTCGGAGAGTCTGAATTTCAAGTTGTGCGGCAAGTTTGCCCTGGATAATTCCAAAGACACCCGCAGGGCCAATGATTACAGCTATGGAACCAATGAGAATTGGCAACACTCGGCTGGAGATTTCTGTTTTGCCAGAACGATTGACAAGGACCGCTATCCGGTAAATGTGAGGACTGTGCCGATGGGTTACTAA
- a CDS encoding type II secretion system protein produces MKIKTRNKRAFVFVELLVILAIIGIMAAMLLPAIVKAKKRAAENQLKEEVAKTSIIELPAGITGKVFKVHCVYTNNLAKVMLVGETAGGPKSMSFITSVPPKSPIPMAGKFYTATDSGLAEVVGSATDPSPTGQH; encoded by the coding sequence ATGAAAATTAAAACCAGAAACAAGAGAGCATTCGTCTTCGTTGAGTTATTGGTGATACTGGCAATTATTGGGATAATGGCAGCCATGCTCCTACCTGCCATCGTCAAGGCCAAGAAAAGGGCCGCGGAAAACCAACTTAAGGAGGAAGTGGCCAAGACTTCGATTATCGAACTTCCCGCCGGCATCACCGGCAAGGTTTTCAAAGTCCACTGTGTTTACACCAACAATCTTGCGAAGGTCATGCTCGTCGGTGAAACTGCAGGTGGCCCCAAGAGCATGAGCTTTATCACCTCCGTGCCACCGAAATCACCTATCCCGATGGCCGGCAAATTTTACACAGCAACCGATAGTGGTTTGGCTGAGGTCGTCGGGTCGGCAACCGATCCCTCGCCCACCGGTCAACACTAG
- a CDS encoding sigma factor-like helix-turn-helix DNA-binding protein, producing MSSINFKSKQVVKHLITALPERGRDIITSRFGLGKDFEKMTLEAIGKKYGITRERVRQIENYALAQIKKSKNYKDEADSFAQLSDLVHSLGGIISEKDLLNHVAKDKSIQNQIHFMLVLGDAFFKEKEDEEFQHRWHVDHELSKKIHESLRKLYKSLSDEDIVPESDFVETFLEHLKDVSDKYKDEEVIKRWLALSKNIGRNPLGEWGKASSSNIKAKGIRDYAYLVLRRHGSPIHFREVAKQIGNIFSKKAHVATTHNELIKDPRFVLVGRGLYALKEWGYAPGVVRDVIRAVIEKNGPMVKKDVIDKVLKERYVKENTIVVNLQNPKYFKKDKEGRYAVA from the coding sequence ATGTCAAGCATTAATTTCAAATCAAAACAGGTCGTCAAGCATCTAATCACCGCTCTTCCTGAACGGGGCCGGGATATTATTACCAGTCGTTTTGGCTTGGGCAAGGATTTCGAAAAAATGACCCTTGAGGCCATTGGTAAGAAATACGGCATCACTCGCGAGCGGGTTCGACAGATCGAAAACTACGCTTTGGCGCAGATTAAGAAGTCTAAGAATTACAAAGACGAGGCCGACTCTTTTGCTCAGCTGTCAGATTTGGTCCACTCGCTCGGTGGGATTATTTCCGAAAAAGACCTTTTGAATCATGTCGCCAAGGACAAGAGCATTCAAAACCAAATTCACTTTATGTTGGTCTTGGGCGATGCTTTCTTTAAGGAGAAGGAAGACGAGGAATTTCAGCATCGTTGGCATGTCGATCATGAACTTTCCAAGAAAATTCATGAATCTCTGCGAAAACTTTACAAATCTCTTTCCGATGAAGACATTGTTCCGGAGTCGGATTTTGTCGAGACTTTTCTTGAGCACTTGAAGGATGTTTCTGATAAGTACAAAGATGAGGAGGTGATTAAGCGCTGGTTGGCCCTATCAAAAAATATTGGCCGAAATCCTTTAGGTGAATGGGGTAAGGCTTCCTCCTCAAACATCAAAGCTAAGGGTATTCGAGACTATGCCTACCTAGTTTTGCGTAGGCACGGTTCCCCAATCCATTTCCGTGAGGTCGCCAAGCAGATTGGCAATATTTTCAGCAAGAAGGCTCATGTGGCAACTACTCACAACGAACTAATTAAGGACCCACGATTTGTTTTGGTTGGACGAGGTCTGTATGCTCTCAAGGAGTGGGGTTATGCTCCGGGAGTTGTCCGAGATGTGATTCGAGCGGTTATCGAAAAGAACGGCCCGATGGTTAAAAAGGATGTTATTGATAAGGTTTTGAAGGAACGCTATGTTAAAGAGAATACGATTGTAGTCAATCTGCAAAACCCTAAGTATTTTAAGAAAGATAAGGAGGGCAGGTACGCAGTTGCGTAA
- the ychF gene encoding redox-regulated ATPase YchF, giving the protein MSLSIGIVGLPNVGKSTLFNALTRKSVLVANYPFATIDPSVGVVAVPDERLQKLSDFSKSAKTVPAAVEFVDIAGLVKGASVGEGLGNQFLTNIRETDAIAEVVRIFEDDNIIHVDGKINPLSDIEVINLELILADLQTVSKRITNIGRDVKAGKKEAKIEEGLLAKLKIALEAGKLASTVPADDFEKPMLKQLCLISAKPIIYVLNKKAGGKNLDDLNDERYQKLLEFFKQNNAKWVAVDAGFEQELKDMGDTDKKEMREGLGVKDDGINDLIKKGYETLDLITYFTTGEDETRGWTIKKGWTAPEAGTAIHGDFKEKFVKAEVIEWDKLLSAGSYSNAREKGMLRTEGKEYIVKGGDVIEFKI; this is encoded by the coding sequence ATGTCTCTAAGTATTGGTATCGTCGGTCTGCCTAATGTTGGGAAGTCCACTCTTTTTAACGCTCTGACTCGCAAGAGTGTCTTGGTGGCGAATTATCCTTTTGCCACGATTGATCCGTCGGTGGGGGTGGTGGCGGTTCCGGATGAGCGCTTGCAAAAGCTTTCTGACTTTTCCAAATCGGCCAAAACCGTGCCAGCGGCGGTTGAATTTGTTGACATTGCGGGACTAGTGAAAGGGGCTTCGGTTGGTGAAGGTTTGGGCAATCAATTCCTGACCAATATTCGTGAGACGGACGCCATTGCCGAAGTGGTGCGAATTTTTGAAGATGACAATATTATTCATGTTGACGGCAAAATTAATCCCCTTAGCGATATTGAGGTAATTAATCTGGAATTGATTTTGGCCGACTTGCAGACGGTCTCAAAAAGAATTACGAATATCGGGAGAGATGTGAAGGCCGGCAAAAAAGAGGCAAAAATTGAAGAAGGACTTTTGGCCAAATTGAAAATCGCGCTTGAGGCAGGGAAGTTGGCTTCGACCGTTCCGGCCGATGATTTTGAGAAACCAATGTTGAAACAGCTCTGTCTGATTTCAGCCAAACCGATTATTTATGTTTTGAATAAAAAGGCCGGCGGCAAGAATTTGGATGATCTTAATGACGAAAGGTATCAGAAGCTTTTGGAATTTTTCAAACAAAATAATGCCAAGTGGGTGGCGGTGGATGCTGGGTTTGAACAAGAGCTCAAAGATATGGGGGATACGGATAAGAAAGAAATGCGTGAAGGCCTTGGCGTGAAAGACGATGGTATCAACGACTTAATTAAAAAAGGTTATGAGACTTTGGATTTGATTACTTATTTCACAACCGGCGAGGATGAAACTCGTGGTTGGACCATCAAAAAAGGTTGGACCGCGCCGGAGGCCGGCACGGCGATTCATGGTGATTTCAAAGAAAAATTTGTTAAGGCCGAGGTGATTGAGTGGGACAAACTGCTCTCTGCAGGCTCTTACAGCAACGCCCGCGAAAAAGGTATGTTGAGGACGGAAGGGAAGGAGTATATCGTCAAAGGTGGGGATGTGATTGAGTTTAAGATTTAG
- a CDS encoding class I tRNA ligase family protein, producing MHSKDYNHRKIESKWQKIWAKQKIYATKEDSNKKKFYILDMFPYPSGEGLHVGHPKGYIATDIISRMKRMQGHSVLHPMGFDAFGLPAENYAIKTKTNPAIAVAKNVKRYKKQLEIFGFDYDWSREVNTTDPAYYKWTQWIFLKLFEKGLAYESFEPINWCPSCKTGLANEDVEDGLCERCSSVVEKKPMRQWVLRITDYAERLLADLDAKDKTGGPILNWPNSIIELQKNWIGKSEGSEISFKVSSLKFQVEEEIRVFTTRADTLFGVTYVVLAPESKLLQDLKPKIQNWDEIVRYIVLSKNKTEIERTAENKEKTGVELKGIKAINPANNEEVSIWVADYVLADYGTGAVMAVPAHDERDFAFAKKYNLPIKEVIAPYFKTVSGPDAVRADKKTEKRKTVYVILKHWQEDKFLCLDWQKFNWHSFIIGGVEDGEDVTETAKREIHEETGFKNAKFIRRVGGEVHSHYFAGHKDVNRYSLGHTLYFELVDGEQDEVSESEKAKHSPVWIERAKMPEFLNLPNNQYAWGLFDKEQAFVGHGVLINSSKFNDTESALAKKEITEFAGGKMITKYKLRDWVFSRQRYWGEPIPLVHCAQCALETDRAKAKTTLNFYYEPVWRDLKSGVKTVETRALNPEEKGRYFGDFKVGDLLLFSRKDQKTRKVREELVYRVKSSRVYKNFDEVFKDKSILSQLSKKNFRSAKELEIAYSAFGANYVEKIKQNGLVAWEIEPVTVAVPVPEKDLPVKLPKVKSYEPTGTGESPLAAISKWVNVKCPKCKGPAKRETNTMPQWAGSSWYYIAYCISENLKSQETITKQISSNNIQNKIKYWLPVDFYVGGAEHATRHLIYARFWHKFLLDIGAVSTVEPFTRLQTVGLIMGEDGRKMSKRWGNVVNPDDISEKVGADTLRLYEMFLGPFDQAIAWSTEGIAGSRRFLERVWRLQYKLTTDNQQQGKLEILFNQTIKKVSEDISEMKFNTAISSLMILLNEIEAVGKLGEDYFKILLKLLAPFAPHITEELWSNLVSPNPRGRSRASKKSIHLEAWPTFDPAKIQDSTAKIAIQISGKTRAILEIDIGANQAEIEQKARQMSEVSKWLNGKKLIKTIYVKGRLLNFVVSDIV from the coding sequence ATGCACAGCAAAGACTATAATCATCGCAAAATTGAATCGAAGTGGCAGAAGATTTGGGCAAAGCAGAAAATTTATGCCACTAAGGAAGATTCAAATAAAAAAAAGTTTTATATTTTGGACATGTTCCCGTATCCATCCGGTGAAGGGCTTCATGTTGGGCATCCCAAGGGCTATATCGCAACCGATATAATTTCGCGAATGAAAAGAATGCAGGGCCACTCGGTGCTTCACCCGATGGGCTTTGATGCGTTCGGTTTACCGGCTGAGAACTATGCCATCAAAACCAAGACTAATCCGGCGATTGCGGTCGCCAAGAATGTTAAACGCTATAAAAAGCAGTTGGAGATTTTTGGTTTTGATTATGATTGGAGTCGGGAAGTAAACACGACCGACCCGGCCTATTACAAGTGGACGCAGTGGATTTTCTTAAAACTTTTTGAAAAAGGTTTGGCTTATGAATCCTTTGAACCGATCAACTGGTGCCCGTCTTGCAAGACCGGTTTGGCGAATGAGGATGTGGAAGATGGCCTTTGCGAACGCTGTAGCAGTGTGGTTGAGAAAAAGCCGATGCGTCAGTGGGTTTTGAGAATTACTGATTATGCCGAAAGACTGCTTGCCGATTTGGACGCGAAGGATAAAACTGGCGGGCCGATTTTAAACTGGCCGAATTCGATTATCGAGCTTCAGAAAAATTGGATTGGGAAGTCGGAAGGATCGGAGATTAGTTTTAAAGTTTCAAGTTTAAAGTTTCAAGTTGAGGAGGAGATTAGAGTGTTTACGACCAGAGCCGATACGCTTTTCGGCGTCACTTATGTGGTGTTGGCGCCGGAATCAAAATTACTCCAAGACTTAAAACCAAAAATTCAAAACTGGGACGAGATAGTACGATATATCGTACTATCGAAGAATAAAACCGAAATCGAGCGCACAGCCGAAAATAAAGAGAAAACCGGAGTCGAGCTGAAAGGTATTAAGGCGATTAATCCGGCCAATAACGAGGAAGTGTCAATCTGGGTGGCCGATTATGTTTTGGCTGACTACGGCACCGGCGCAGTAATGGCCGTGCCGGCCCACGATGAGCGCGATTTTGCTTTTGCTAAGAAATATAATTTGCCGATTAAGGAAGTTATTGCTCCATACTTTAAAACTGTTTCCGGACCGGATGCTGTTCGTGCCGACAAAAAGACAGAAAAGCGGAAAACGGTTTACGTGATCCTGAAGCATTGGCAAGAAGATAAGTTTTTGTGTTTGGACTGGCAAAAATTTAATTGGCACTCCTTTATTATCGGCGGGGTTGAAGACGGCGAAGATGTCACGGAAACCGCCAAGCGTGAAATCCATGAGGAGACCGGCTTTAAGAATGCCAAGTTTATTCGTCGGGTCGGAGGAGAAGTTCACAGCCACTACTTTGCCGGTCATAAAGATGTAAATAGATATTCCCTGGGCCACACACTTTATTTTGAGCTAGTGGATGGCGAGCAAGATGAAGTCTCTGAATCTGAAAAGGCCAAACATTCTCCGGTCTGGATTGAGCGCGCCAAGATGCCAGAATTCCTTAACCTGCCTAATAATCAATACGCCTGGGGCCTCTTTGATAAAGAGCAGGCTTTTGTTGGACACGGTGTTTTAATTAATTCAAGTAAATTTAATGACACTGAGTCGGCATTGGCCAAAAAAGAAATTACTGAATTTGCCGGCGGGAAAATGATTACCAAGTACAAACTCCGAGATTGGGTCTTCTCGCGTCAAAGGTATTGGGGCGAACCGATTCCACTTGTGCACTGTGCCCAATGTGCCCTTGAGACTGATCGGGCAAAGGCGAAAACTACTCTTAACTTTTATTATGAGCCGGTTTGGCGAGATTTGAAGTCAGGAGTCAAAACTGTAGAAACTCGTGCCCTTAACCCTGAAGAAAAAGGGAGATATTTTGGCGATTTCAAGGTTGGTGATTTGTTGCTTTTCAGCCGCAAGGACCAAAAAACTAGGAAAGTTAGGGAGGAACTGGTTTATCGAGTCAAATCATCTAGAGTCTATAAGAATTTTGACGAGGTTTTTAAAGATAAATCTATTTTGTCGCAATTAAGCAAAAAGAATTTTCGATCGGCGAAAGAATTGGAGATTGCCTACAGTGCTTTTGGAGCTAATTATGTCGAAAAGATTAAGCAGAATGGTTTGGTAGCCTGGGAGATTGAACCGGTCACCGTGGCCGTACCGGTGCCGGAAAAAGATCTACCGGTCAAATTGCCCAAGGTTAAATCTTACGAGCCGACTGGCACAGGTGAGTCACCGCTTGCCGCGATTTCTAAGTGGGTGAATGTGAAATGTCCGAAGTGCAAGGGTCCGGCAAAGCGCGAGACGAATACGATGCCACAATGGGCCGGCTCAAGTTGGTACTATATCGCTTATTGCATAAGCGAAAATCTCAAATCGCAAGAAACAATAACCAAACAAATTTCAAGCAACAATATTCAAAATAAAATTAAATACTGGCTTCCGGTAGATTTCTATGTTGGCGGGGCTGAGCATGCGACCCGACATTTAATCTATGCTCGTTTTTGGCATAAGTTCCTGCTTGATATTGGCGCCGTTTCGACAGTTGAACCTTTCACTAGACTTCAAACAGTCGGCTTGATTATGGGCGAGGACGGACGGAAGATGAGCAAGCGTTGGGGTAATGTGGTTAACCCTGATGATATCTCTGAAAAAGTCGGCGCCGACACTTTGCGTCTGTACGAGATGTTTCTGGGGCCTTTTGATCAAGCGATTGCTTGGAGTACCGAAGGAATTGCCGGCTCACGCCGATTTTTGGAGCGAGTCTGGCGGTTACAGTACAAACTTACAACTGACAACCAACAACAGGGGAAACTGGAAATTCTATTTAATCAAACAATCAAAAAGGTTTCAGAAGACATTTCCGAAATGAAATTCAACACTGCTATTAGCTCACTGATGATTTTGCTTAATGAAATTGAAGCAGTAGGGAAGTTGGGTGAAGATTATTTCAAGATCTTATTAAAACTTTTGGCTCCGTTTGCGCCACACATCACGGAAGAGCTGTGGTCTAATTTGGTAAGCCCTAATCCGCGAGGACGCAGTCGGGCAAGTAAGAAATCCATCCACCTTGAAGCGTGGCCGACTTTTGATCCGGCGAAAATTCAGGACTCAACCGCCAAAATTGCCATCCAAATCAGCGGGAAAACTCGGGCGATTTTGGAAATCGATATAGGGGCAAACCAGGCTGAGATTGAGCAAAAGGCCAGGCAAATGAGCGAGGTTTCTAAGTGGTTAAATGGTAAGAAACTGATTAAAACCATTTATGTAAAGGGTCGCTTGCTTAATTTTGTAGTTAGTGATATTGTATAG